GGTCGGTCGGGATCAGGCCGGCGCAGAGCTGCGGCGTCGCGATGGCCCGCCACGCGACATAGCCCGAGAAGCGCGCCGGCCGGGCGAGGGGGCCGGCCGCGCGCAGGGCCGAGCGCACCCCGTCCGCGCCGACCGCGAGGTCGCAGGCGATCTCATCCTCCACGCCGGCCCGCGTCGCCGACAGGACATTGCCGGCATCGGAGAGTTTCGCGCTGCCGACCGTGACGCCGGTTTCGAGCGTGATCGCCGGATGCGCCCGCACCGCCCGCGCGAGGATGTCGTGAAGGTCGGCGCGATGGATGGTGAGGTAGGGCGCGCCCCACCGGCGCAGGGCGGTCTCGCCCAGCGGCACCGCGGCGAGGGTGCGCAGGGAATCGGCCCGGCGAAGCTCGATGGACACGGGCCTGACCGCGACTCTTGTCGCGTCTTCGAGAAGGCCGAGACGCTTCAGGATGACAGTCGCGTTGGGGGAGAGCTGGAGGCCGGCCCCGACTTCCTCGAGCTTTTCTGCTCGTTCGAGGACGGAAACCCGAAAACCCCGCTCGGCGAAGCACAGCGCCGCCGTCAGCCCGGCGATTCCCGCCCCGGCGATGGCGACATGCCGTGGAGGAACGTTCATCGCGCCCGGGCCGCGCCCGAGGCCTCAGGCGGCGCGCGGCTGGAAGCTCACGCCCTCGGGCCTGGTTTCGGTGCCGTGCAGCGCGGGATTGTAGCGATAGAGGGTCGAGCAGTAGGGGCAGACGATCTCGTTGTCCTCGCCGAGGTCGAGGAAGACGTGCGGATGGTCGAAGGGCGGCGTCGCGCCCACGCACATGAATTCCCGCACGCCGATCTCGATGAGCGCGTGGCCCGCGTCGTTCTGGAAGTGGGGAATTGTCGGGTGGTCGGCCATGACATGCTCCCGGATGTTCTAAGCTCGGTGCCTGGAGCCAGCGTTTGCAGCATAAAGCCGGCCTTGGCAAGCCGTGATATGAAACTGTCACAAAACCCTGTCAGGAGGCAGCTTGACGAAATGCGCGCCTGCTGATGCAGTCACGCGAATGGCATCAGGTGGCAGGATGAACGAGACACGACCGGCAACGAGCGAGTTCACGGGCAAGGTGCAGGCGCTGGCCGCCGCGCCCGAAGGCAACCCCGACCGATTCGTCAACCGCGAGTTCTCCTGGCTCCAGTTCAACCGCCGCGTCCTCGACGAGGCGGAGAACCCGCGCCACCCGCTCTTGGAGCGGCTGCGCTTCCTGTCGATCTCGGCCGCCAACCTCGACGAGTTCTTCATGGTGCGCGTCGCCGGCCTCGCCGGGCAGATCCGCGAGGGCATCGCCATCAAGAGCCCGGACGGGCGCACGCCCGA
The window above is part of the Aquamicrobium sp. genome. Proteins encoded here:
- a CDS encoding zinc-finger domain-containing protein, with the protein product MADHPTIPHFQNDAGHALIEIGVREFMCVGATPPFDHPHVFLDLGEDNEIVCPYCSTLYRYNPALHGTETRPEGVSFQPRAA
- a CDS encoding FAD-dependent monooxygenase, with translation MNVPPRHVAIAGAGIAGLTAALCFAERGFRVSVLERAEKLEEVGAGLQLSPNATVILKRLGLLEDATRVAVRPVSIELRRADSLRTLAAVPLGETALRRWGAPYLTIHRADLHDILARAVRAHPAITLETGVTVGSAKLSDAGNVLSATRAGVEDEIACDLAVGADGVRSALRAAGPLARPARFSGYVAWRAIATPQLCAGLIPTDRVSAFLNPRFHLVAYPLRGGQIVNLVVIGRMPAPTESGAGGERRMLPPGIIAGAADDIDALAANVDGWLPWPIAEVDGEASWIDPAGLALIGDAAHAMGPYAAQGAVMAIEDAATLAATVAARPDDLAGALARYQAVRRERVRQVAKRGAFNRFVWHASGPVALGRDIVLALRRGRSLAADLDWLYAYDAETA